CTTCCACCTGCTCGTGACCAACCTGACGCTGCGCGACAGCGGCAACTACTGCTGCTACGCGGTGGAGGCCCGCCGGGAGCACGGCAAGCCGCACGCCTTGCAGGTGGCCCACGGCGTGGTGGAGCTGCAGATCCGCCAAGGTGAGCGGGGTCGGGCGTTTTGGGGGGGACCCCCGGCCTCTCCGGCCAACGGGTTGGAGGAGCAGGGCATGCTGGAGCTTGAGAAATAAAAACACGCCGGGAAGCAAATCGCTTTGCTCCATGCGCACGTAATGAAAACACGCGCGGGGCCATCGCCCGCCCAGTTGCATGGCCCTTGGCACCGCCGGGTGCAAAGGTTGCACTCAAGGCGGAGGCCGGGCTCGCGGGCAGCGCGCCCCGCGgtcggctcggccccggcggtgGCAAAGGGCAGAGGTGCCGTCGTGAGAGCCTCTCCTCCGCGGAGCAAGCCCTCGCCGGTGAGCCCCTGGGGAAAAacccaggcgggcggcgggccggcgatGCCCGTCATTGAGGCGTCGGGCCTGGGAGTGCAACAAGCCCCAGGCACCatctcctctccccctgccccggccccaggtAGAGTAGAGGAGCGCCAAGGCAGAAATCACAGCGTCGGTATTGCCGCGGTTGAACCCTCCCTCTTGGGACCCTCTGGGCCAATTTTCTCATTGCTACGACGAGAGAAGTTAATCAAACGCGGGCGTTCGGTAGCCGAGCCGGTCCCACCGCATCTCACAGAGCCTTCTCTTCGCCTCCACAGGCTCAGGAGCGCTTCAAAACTGCACGTTTCACACCGCCACCAGCAAAGGTAAAGAGAGGCAGAAACCTCCCGCTCGCCCTCCTCGGGGCGGGCGAAGGCGCAGGCGGGCGCGCTGCCAACGCGCTGCTTGCCCATCGCAACCGAGGCACCTGGAAGGATTTCTCCCAAATCCCACCACCCCGGCCCAGAGGGAAAGCCTCTGATCCAGCCCAAAACACAGCCAGGGATTGAGGGCCCGCTGCCCCGAGCGGACGGGGAGGGACGGAAAGCTAAAGAGCCGCGGGAAAGGTTTTCCCGCTCCGGCGAGACCACGTCATCTCCTccctagcgcgggggctcgcttttccagctgggctccccagcccaaaCCTCACGCCCTTGGACATCTGCGGGAGTCCTGCTGACCTCGTCAGCGCCCCTGTTTTTCTCCTGGTATCTAGAGGACTGACGAAGGACCTTGGCGCGTCCTCCGGCAATGGAGGATTTTGGTCAAGGTCCTAAGCTCGATGCCTCaaagcttctctctctccttgcccCCTCGCCGGCGCGATTGCATCAGACGTGGGGCGACGTCGGTATTGCCGACCGCTTCCGGCACGGCTAGAGGAAACCAGCCGGGATTTCTGGCAACGCCGAGCAAGGCTCACCCCACGGCTGAGCCCCCCTCGCCTGCTCGCCGGGGCGTTTTTTTGCCCAGAGCTGGCGCGCGGCTGGTTTTCGGCTCTTGGACCCTGCAGGCCTTGCTCCTCGGCTccgggcgaggaagaggaggtcGGTCTGCCGCCGCGAAGCCCCCCTCTAGCTCTGCCTTCTTCTTCCCTTGCAGATATCACGGCCGCCGCGCTGGCGACGGGGGCCTGCGTCGTGGGCATCCTCTGCCTGCCCCTCATCCTGCTCCTCATCTACAAGCAGAGACAAGCGGTCAGCAACAGGCGTACGTACCCCCGGCTCCTCCCGGCCGCGCGGGCATCGccgccgggctgcaacgctcggctCCAACCGAGCCGGAGCTGGGAGGGCTCGGAGGCTCAGGGAAAGACCCCCGGGTGGGGGGGAGACGCAAGGCCGTGGTTTTTCCCCGTTTTTCCCCGTTCCTGCAGTACTTCTTGTACTTGCTCCTGCAGAGCAAGGTTGCGGGGTCCGGCCGCAACCGCAGCCGAAATGCAGAAGGATTTTATTTATTGACTGCTTTACCTTGCTGCGGTGGCCGGAGCACCGCCGAGCTGCAAGGCGGTGGGGGGAGCCCTGCCGCGCTGCAGCTGCGCCTTGCCCCGGCTCCGAAACGCAAGCGCCTCCTTCCTCCTTGCGCGAAGGTTGCAGTTTCAACGCAGGACAAGCCCAGATTTCGGTGCAAAACGGCACGGTAGACCGCAAACAAACAGCAGGCCTGCggaggtggtggcggcggggTGGGGAGGCAGCAGCCTCTCTGCGCCGCTCCCGCCTCGGGGCTTCGTTTCGGCGgccggaagaaaaaaaaaaaacgtgcgGGAGCGCGGCTAAGATTTGCAGCTGCACGCCGAGCCAGGTGCAGAGAAAAACCGAAAAGAAGTGCGTtgcgttgattttttttttctggaggagcTTCCCGCAGCCCGCCCGCCGTCGGCTTCGCTGCGGCCGGGACCGGCGCGAGAAGCCCGGCCGGCCTCGTCCAGCCTCCAGCCTCTCCGCGGCAGAAAGCAAAACGGCTCCCGGCAAGCACCGGGTGCTGCAGAgcatgggttttcttttttttccttttttcgccccccccccccccccgcctgaaTTGGCAGTTTTTCATCTAATCTAAACCACGgccttaaagagaaaaaaaaaaggaactagttgcttaggaaaaggaaaacaagcgtAACCCCTTGGGCGCCGGCTGAGCGCCCATCGCCCTCATGCAACTTTCCCCCTGTCTTTCCGCAGGCGCTCACGAGCTCGTGCGCATGGAGAGGTGAGCAGATCCCCTGCGGCCGTCACCTTCCCCTCTTCCCAagccagccccccgccgcctccctccgcaAGCCGCTGCCTAACCTCAGCCATTTCGCTCTcggtgaaccccccccccccggcataaCCCCAAAAGCAAAATGCCAACGAGCCGCGGCCGGAGGTTGAGGGCAACCTCAACCGGCAGCTCGTCCCTCcgacctttaagaaaaaaaaaaataaagcctctcCCGGCGCGGGGAAAAGACGTTTTTcggcctcaccccccccccccttcctcccgcAGCAGCGCCCAAGGCATCGAAAACCCCGTCTTCGAGGCTgcgcccgccgccagcgccgAGACGTGGCCCCGAGGCCAGCTCTCCTACGTGGCCGCCCGGCAGGCGTCCGACTCCGGCCGGCACCTGCTCTCCGAGCCCGGCACGCCGCTgtcgccgccgggccccggcgacTGCTTCTTCCCCACGCTGGGTGAGTGgagcggaggcgggggggggaaaaagggaaagaggccaaaaaaagaggaaagaggcaaaaaattggaaaaaaagggaaagaggcaGCAAGGAGGGT
The sequence above is drawn from the Struthio camelus isolate bStrCam1 chromosome 7, bStrCam1.hap1, whole genome shotgun sequence genome and encodes:
- the VSIR gene encoding V-type immunoglobulin domain-containing suppressor of T-cell activation isoform X1 is translated as MEGRRPAPLLLAALCLLAAPGRATALLVSTPYALGVCPEGHNVTLTCRLGGPLADRHDLLYKTWYFSGDGDRTCADKKHVRNVTDKELHRDPAKHRGPPAAGTDDAPAGQHGGGVELLLDHHGAFHLLVTNLTLRDSGNYCCYAVEARREHGKPHALQVAHGVVELQIRQGSGALQNCTFHTATSKDITAAALATGACVVGILCLPLILLLIYKQRQAVSNRRAHELVRMESSAQGIENPVFEAAPAASAETWPRGQLSYVAARQASDSGRHLLSEPGTPLSPPGPGDCFFPTLDPVPDSPTSLKA
- the VSIR gene encoding V-type immunoglobulin domain-containing suppressor of T-cell activation isoform X2, which encodes MAGNGAGDRVPPATVPKPGRATALLVSTPYALGVCPEGHNVTLTCRLGGPLADRHDLLYKTWYFSGDGDRTCADKKHVRNVTDKELHRDPAKHRGPPAAGTDDAPAGQHGGGVELLLDHHGAFHLLVTNLTLRDSGNYCCYAVEARREHGKPHALQVAHGVVELQIRQGSGALQNCTFHTATSKDITAAALATGACVVGILCLPLILLLIYKQRQAVSNRRAHELVRMESSAQGIENPVFEAAPAASAETWPRGQLSYVAARQASDSGRHLLSEPGTPLSPPGPGDCFFPTLDPVPDSPTSLKA